In Sphingomonas crocodyli, a genomic segment contains:
- a CDS encoding FdhF/YdeP family oxidoreductase, with translation MAHRRPATGRVSTLSEAKASSRAARSRQLCRSRRKAVSCSGAAARQSCSRATWTWSDYALEEAGRLTHPLRYDAETDHFVPIAWDEAFERAGAALRSVADPNQVEFYTSGRASNEAAFLYQLFAREFGTNNFPDCSNMCHEATSVGLPKSIGVGKGTVTLEDFDETDAVFSFGHNPGTNHPRMLGTLREVSRRGKPIIAINPLRERGLERFQDPQAPVEMVTLGATPISSAYHLIKVGGDLALLKGMMKALFEADALDMAAGGAGLLDREFIHMHTSGIDALRADIDATDWDAICRVSGLSRDAIESIARGYWTAPRAIFCYGMGITQHRHGTETVQQMANLLLLRGNFGREGAGICPVRGHSNVQGDRTVGITEIPTEHFLERLDRAFGITSPRAHGHNAVEAIAAMRDGTAKAFIGLGGNLAVAISDPQTTFPAFRKLDLSVQIVTKLNRTCLLTARESLVLPCLGRTEIDVQASGRQAVTVEDSMSVVHASRGMLKPVSDTLRSEPAIVAGLARAAVPNSVVAWDELVADYDRIRDKIEEVFPDFYDFNERVRVKGGFRLRVGASQRQWDTPDGLAHFLVTELPLDVEREGHPYLLTTIRSHDQYNTTIYGLNDRYRGITGRRDVVFLNADDLRELGLEHGDRVDIVAGERELRGQTAVAHDIARGSIAAYYPEANGLIALDEHDHASGTPSYKSTPVRVRRAA, from the coding sequence ATGGCCCATCGCCGTCCGGCGACGGGACGCGTCTCGACCCTATCGGAGGCGAAGGCATCTTCCAGAGCGGCGAGATCGCGCCAACTCTGTCGTTCGCGCCGAAAGGCCGTCTCATGTTCGGGGGCAGCCGCACGCCAATCCTGCAGCCGCGCGACCTGGACCTGGTCCGACTATGCGCTGGAGGAGGCGGGGCGGCTGACCCATCCGCTGCGCTACGACGCCGAGACCGATCATTTCGTGCCGATCGCATGGGACGAGGCCTTCGAGCGGGCAGGGGCCGCCCTGCGGTCGGTGGCCGATCCGAACCAGGTCGAGTTCTACACCTCGGGCCGCGCCTCCAACGAGGCAGCCTTCCTTTACCAGCTCTTCGCGCGCGAGTTTGGGACGAACAATTTCCCCGACTGCTCTAACATGTGCCACGAGGCGACCAGCGTCGGGCTGCCCAAGTCGATCGGGGTAGGCAAGGGCACGGTCACCCTCGAGGATTTCGACGAGACCGACGCGGTGTTCAGCTTCGGCCATAACCCGGGCACCAATCACCCGCGCATGCTCGGAACCCTCCGCGAGGTCTCGCGCCGGGGCAAGCCGATCATCGCGATCAACCCGCTGCGCGAGCGCGGACTGGAGCGCTTCCAGGACCCGCAGGCGCCAGTGGAGATGGTGACCTTGGGCGCGACGCCGATCTCGTCGGCCTATCACCTGATCAAGGTCGGCGGCGATCTGGCGCTGCTCAAGGGCATGATGAAGGCGCTGTTCGAGGCCGACGCGCTCGATATGGCCGCGGGCGGCGCCGGGCTGCTCGACCGCGAGTTCATCCACATGCACACCAGCGGCATCGATGCGCTCCGCGCCGATATCGACGCCACCGACTGGGATGCGATCTGTCGGGTTTCGGGCTTGTCGCGCGATGCCATCGAGAGCATCGCCCGGGGCTACTGGACCGCACCGCGCGCGATCTTCTGCTACGGCATGGGGATCACCCAGCATCGCCATGGCACCGAAACCGTCCAGCAGATGGCGAACCTGCTGTTGCTGCGCGGCAATTTCGGCCGCGAAGGGGCGGGGATCTGCCCGGTTCGGGGCCATTCGAACGTGCAAGGCGACCGCACCGTCGGCATCACCGAAATCCCGACCGAACATTTCCTCGAACGGCTCGACCGAGCCTTCGGTATCACAAGCCCGCGCGCGCATGGCCACAACGCCGTGGAGGCGATCGCCGCGATGCGCGATGGCACGGCGAAGGCCTTCATCGGCCTGGGCGGCAATCTGGCGGTGGCGATCAGCGACCCGCAGACCACCTTTCCGGCCTTCCGCAAGCTCGATCTCAGCGTCCAGATCGTCACCAAGCTCAACCGCACCTGCCTGCTCACCGCCCGGGAAAGCCTGGTCCTGCCCTGCCTCGGCCGTACCGAGATCGACGTGCAGGCGAGCGGACGCCAGGCGGTGACGGTCGAGGATTCGATGTCGGTGGTGCATGCCTCGCGCGGCATGCTCAAGCCCGTGTCGGACACGCTCCGGTCCGAACCCGCGATCGTCGCCGGCCTCGCCAGAGCCGCCGTGCCGAACAGCGTGGTGGCGTGGGACGAGCTGGTCGCCGATTATGACCGCATCCGCGACAAGATCGAGGAGGTCTTCCCCGACTTCTACGACTTCAACGAGCGGGTGCGGGTGAAGGGCGGCTTCCGCCTGCGGGTCGGCGCGTCGCAGCGGCAATGGGACACGCCCGATGGGCTGGCGCATTTCCTGGTCACCGAACTGCCGCTCGACGTCGAGCGCGAGGGCCATCCCTATCTGCTGACCACGATCCGCAGCCATGACCAGTACAACACCACCATCTACGGCCTGAACGACCGCTATCGCGGGATCACCGGCCGCCGCGACGTCGTCTTCCTCAACGCCGACGACCTGCGCGAGCTGGGTCTCGAGCATGGCGACCGGGTCGACATCGTCGCCGGAGAGCGCGAGCTACGGGGACAGACGGCAGTCGCCCACGACATAGCTCGAGGTTCGATCGCGGCTTATTATCCTGAAGCCAATGGGCTCATCGCGCTCGATGAGCACGACCACGCCAGCGGCACCCCGAGCTACAAATCGACGCCCGTCAGGGTACGGCGCGCCGCATGA
- a CDS encoding FecR family protein: MPKVATLAVAAAACVMLVGPQAILRLRADHISPHGEISRVALADGSVAMLDSDSAIAVDYDGSERHVRLLEGRAWFQVRHGDARPFRVAAGDGVTEDVGTAFEVDATGDQVRVGVTEGAVRVSGRQGKALDLRAGDRGGYAGDRAAIPISGDRDDIAGWRRGELLMRSMPLDTAIHAIARYRSAPVFLWGDFAAAAPVSGSFRTDQPEDALATLIVMRGLDQVRLPGGVLILRPKRAV; this comes from the coding sequence ATGCCGAAGGTCGCGACGCTTGCCGTAGCGGCGGCGGCCTGCGTGATGCTGGTCGGGCCGCAGGCGATACTGCGTCTTCGTGCCGATCATATCAGCCCGCATGGCGAGATTAGTCGCGTCGCACTCGCCGACGGATCGGTGGCCATGCTCGACAGTGATAGCGCGATCGCGGTCGATTATGACGGAAGCGAACGGCATGTCCGCCTGCTGGAAGGCCGCGCCTGGTTTCAGGTCCGTCATGGCGACGCCCGCCCATTTCGCGTGGCGGCGGGCGATGGCGTGACCGAGGATGTCGGCACGGCATTCGAAGTTGATGCGACGGGCGATCAGGTGCGCGTCGGCGTAACCGAAGGCGCCGTCCGGGTATCGGGCAGGCAGGGGAAGGCGTTGGACCTGCGCGCAGGCGATCGCGGCGGCTATGCGGGGGATCGTGCGGCCATCCCGATTTCGGGCGATCGCGACGATATCGCCGGCTGGCGCAGAGGCGAATTGCTGATGCGGTCGATGCCGCTCGACACCGCGATCCATGCGATTGCACGCTATCGATCGGCCCCCGTCTTCCTGTGGGGCGATTTCGCCGCCGCTGCGCCGGTCAGCGGCAGCTTCCGCACCGATCAGCCCGAAGATGCCCTGGCGACCTTGATCGTCATGCGTGGACTGGATCAGGTGCGCCTGCCCGGCGGCGTCCTGATCCTGCGCCCGAAACGGGCCGTCTAA
- a CDS encoding cation diffusion facilitator family transporter, whose translation MVLLGMGTDLAIALLKFTAASATASASMFAEGMHSVMDLATEAILLYGLYAARRPANVEHQLGFGREIFFWNFIAALVLLALGAGVTLHNALRQVIHPRPLEDGWINYAVLATSFAVEAVITCYAIRSSRLMRLRHGIRRYLMEVRDVTSLTVLATSLAGLLGLAIATIGTVSGAAFHRPVLDGLASILIAVLMGLTALLLAGQSKSLLIGAAATEDTVADIKRAATGLEEVRSINGCLTVHLAAEQLLVGLSVSFSPGLDTAEVEAAVIKLEQAVKSCRPDVRFLFVRPESVETADRRRRLRGW comes from the coding sequence TTGGTTCTGCTCGGCATGGGGACCGACCTCGCGATCGCGCTTCTCAAGTTCACGGCGGCCTCCGCGACGGCATCCGCGTCGATGTTCGCCGAGGGCATGCATTCGGTGATGGATCTCGCGACCGAGGCGATCTTGCTCTACGGGCTCTATGCCGCCCGGCGACCGGCGAATGTCGAGCATCAGCTTGGCTTTGGCCGCGAGATCTTCTTCTGGAACTTTATCGCTGCGCTGGTCCTGCTCGCTTTGGGTGCCGGCGTCACGCTCCACAATGCCCTGCGGCAGGTCATCCACCCGCGTCCGCTCGAGGATGGATGGATCAACTATGCGGTGCTCGCCACGAGCTTCGCGGTCGAGGCCGTCATAACCTGCTATGCGATCCGCTCCAGTCGGCTGATGCGGCTACGCCATGGCATCCGGCGCTATCTGATGGAGGTCCGCGACGTCACCTCGTTGACCGTCCTCGCCACCAGCCTCGCCGGCCTGCTGGGCCTGGCGATCGCGACGATCGGCACGGTGTCGGGCGCCGCGTTCCATCGGCCGGTGCTCGATGGTCTGGCCTCAATCCTGATCGCCGTCCTGATGGGGCTGACCGCGCTGCTCCTCGCTGGCCAGAGCAAGTCCCTCTTGATCGGAGCGGCGGCGACCGAGGATACCGTCGCCGACATCAAGCGGGCGGCCACGGGGCTGGAAGAGGTCCGGAGCATCAATGGTTGTCTGACGGTCCATCTGGCCGCCGAACAACTGCTGGTGGGCTTGAGCGTCAGCTTCAGCCCTGGGCTGGATACGGCCGAGGTTGAGGCTGCGGTGATCAAGCTTGAACAGGCGGTCAAGAGCTGCCGGCCCGATGTCCGCTTCTTGTTCGTCCGTCCGGAAAGCGTCGAAACGGCGGACCGCCGGCGTCGCCTGCGAGGATGGTGA
- a CDS encoding Dps family protein, with protein sequence MDPLVIVRPGGLTDLPEAGTRDIGAALRALLADFFALYVKTKNFHWHMSGPHFRDYHLLLDEQATQLFAVTDPLAERARKIGAPAIRSIADIARLQRLSDNSETYVDPQDMLAELRDDNVRVTAAMRQVHAVCDEYGDVATASLLEVWIDESEGRTWFLNEAMHARPGSNY encoded by the coding sequence ATGGACCCGCTCGTCATCGTCCGGCCTGGTGGCCTCACCGACCTTCCCGAAGCCGGGACCCGTGACATCGGCGCCGCGCTGCGCGCGCTGCTCGCCGATTTCTTCGCGCTCTATGTGAAGACCAAGAACTTCCACTGGCATATGAGCGGTCCGCATTTTCGGGACTATCATCTGCTGCTTGACGAGCAGGCCACCCAGCTGTTCGCGGTGACCGATCCACTCGCCGAACGCGCCCGTAAGATCGGCGCGCCGGCGATCCGCTCGATCGCTGACATCGCCCGGCTGCAGCGGCTCTCCGACAATAGCGAGACCTATGTCGATCCGCAGGACATGCTGGCCGAGCTGCGCGACGACAATGTTCGCGTGACCGCTGCGATGCGCCAGGTCCATGCGGTGTGCGACGAATATGGCGATGTGGCGACCGCCAGCCTGCTCGAGGTCTGGATCGACGAGAGCGAAGGCCGCACCTGGTTCCTGAACGAAGCGATGCACGCCCGGCCCGGCTCGAACTACTAA